One Sphingomicrobium sp. XHP0239 DNA segment encodes these proteins:
- a CDS encoding acyl-CoA dehydrogenase family protein, with protein sequence MNLDHTPEEEAFREEVRAFLNDKLPERLSNKVKNGMRLTKADMEEWHAILNERGWLAPHWPEKYGGTDWSTMEKFIFETELARAHAPRVVPFGVSMLAPVLIKYGSEEQCAHYLPRILDGTDWWCQGYSEPGAGSDLASLKTKAERIEDPDGDYYLVNGQKTWTTLGQHADWIFCLVRTDGSGKKQEGISFLLIDMDTPGVEVKPIKLIDGDEEVNEVFFTDVKVPVENLVGEENMGWTYAKYLLTYERTNIAGIGAAMASLERLKEIARTTRRNGKPLAADPLFAQRLAKVEIDLENMKTTNLRVLAAAGEGKAPVAESSMLKIRGTEIHQAIGDLMRRAAGRYAQPFVDESFDEGYNGAPIGPEWTGAVSASYFNNRKLSIFGGSNEIQREIITKAILEL encoded by the coding sequence ATGAACCTCGACCACACCCCCGAAGAAGAGGCTTTCCGCGAGGAGGTTCGCGCGTTTCTGAACGACAAGCTCCCCGAGCGGCTTTCGAACAAGGTGAAGAACGGCATGCGGCTGACCAAGGCCGACATGGAAGAATGGCACGCGATTCTCAACGAGCGCGGCTGGCTCGCGCCCCACTGGCCCGAGAAGTATGGCGGCACCGACTGGTCGACGATGGAGAAATTCATCTTCGAGACCGAACTGGCGCGTGCCCACGCCCCGCGCGTCGTGCCGTTCGGCGTGTCGATGCTCGCTCCCGTCCTCATTAAGTACGGGTCCGAGGAACAGTGCGCCCACTATCTGCCGCGTATTTTGGACGGCACGGACTGGTGGTGCCAGGGCTATTCGGAACCCGGCGCGGGGTCCGACCTCGCCAGTCTCAAGACCAAGGCCGAGCGGATCGAGGATCCCGACGGCGACTATTATCTCGTCAACGGCCAGAAGACCTGGACCACGCTCGGTCAGCATGCCGACTGGATCTTCTGCCTCGTTCGCACCGACGGCTCGGGCAAGAAGCAGGAAGGCATCTCCTTCCTCCTCATCGACATGGACACGCCCGGTGTCGAGGTGAAGCCGATCAAGCTGATCGACGGGGATGAGGAGGTGAACGAGGTCTTCTTCACCGACGTGAAGGTGCCGGTCGAGAATCTCGTCGGCGAGGAGAATATGGGCTGGACCTACGCCAAATATCTTCTGACCTACGAACGCACGAACATTGCGGGCATCGGGGCGGCCATGGCGTCGCTCGAACGGCTGAAGGAAATCGCGCGCACGACCCGCCGGAACGGCAAGCCACTGGCCGCCGACCCGCTGTTCGCGCAGCGGCTCGCCAAGGTGGAGATCGACCTCGAGAACATGAAGACGACCAACCTGCGCGTGCTGGCGGCGGCGGGCGAGGGCAAGGCGCCGGTCGCCGAAAGCTCGATGCTCAAGATCCGCGGAACCGAAATCCACCAGGCGATCGGCGATCTGATGCGCCGCGCCGCGGGCCGCTACGCCCAGCCCTTCGTCGATGAAAGTTTCGACGAGGGCTATAACGGTGCGCCCATCGGGCCCGAATGGACGGGCGCGGTATCGGCCAGCTACTTCAACAACCGCAAGCTGTCGATCTTCGGCGGATCCAACGAGATCCAGCGCGAGATCATCACCAAGGCGATCCTGGAGCTTTAA
- a CDS encoding TonB-dependent receptor domain-containing protein, with protein MTKPQTLCALLATTALLVPATAFAQDAGTPPSSPSASQVGDPDDEAAQQDTLDAVQPGADDTPPESTVEISSPGADRGEEIIIRGTYIPSPVRATPEVVSVLSAEDIARSGDGDIASALERVTGLSVVGGRFVYVRGLGERYSSALLNGAPLPSPEPLRRVVPLDLFPTSVIASTVVQKSYSANYPGEFGGGVINLTTRSAPEEGFLSVGGGIGFDTETSLNLGYTYYGSATDFLGYDDGNRTLSNTFRAALDSGNRLVESEAFSFTDLQNLTASLDNASTSLIQTTYDVPVNWSADIGAGETFELGALDLGVIAVGGISNSWRTRQGFREFGNSLGDPTLPDAELLAEQSFLYTSTQNRVIVNGLGSLVFNLGDQQLRLTGLYIRDALKEAQISLGEDLESVSPVDPAIPTLQTGGTSYFERELYNAQAVAELEFGDLSLDLRGSYAKTRRDSPYERSYSYVYDASVNDYVNDLRSPGNEADVSFSELDDELWFGAADVAYYLPTAMPVTLSAGFAYSDNSRSAIRRDFEFFPNRALSPVVAQTRIDYLLSDYNVFTYDIAIRETTGGLGSAAYDAGLETIAGYGMVEVEPASDVLINAGVRYEQGTQTVTPLILFGQPAAQATTLERDYWLPAGTVTWNFADDMQLRLGASKTIARPQFRELAPQPYVDFESQRTFFGNQFLTDSEIFNLDARYEYYFGRDQIFSLAGFYKDISDPIEAIATNIGSTSLTSFANAPRAQLYGAEVEFRKYLPFDDLGTTEGFFGPRRIALITNYTYTNSEIVVGPDDTTISFTSQPDSVLASTVFADGVPLTGQSEHLVNVQLGLEHEDRLSQQTLLLTYASDRVTNRGPNRTPDFIERPGVQLDVVIREGIELGSNGPGLELKAEARNLLGTDYEETQTLNDSVLNILTYDRGRTFNLSGTLTF; from the coding sequence ATGACCAAGCCTCAGACGCTCTGCGCCCTGCTCGCGACCACTGCGCTGCTCGTTCCCGCGACGGCCTTCGCGCAGGATGCGGGCACGCCCCCCTCCTCGCCCTCGGCCAGCCAGGTCGGCGACCCCGACGATGAAGCCGCGCAGCAGGACACGCTCGACGCCGTCCAGCCGGGAGCCGACGACACACCGCCGGAGAGCACGGTCGAAATCTCGAGCCCCGGTGCGGATCGCGGCGAGGAAATCATCATCCGCGGCACCTATATCCCCAGCCCAGTTCGCGCGACGCCCGAAGTCGTATCTGTGCTGTCCGCCGAGGACATCGCCCGCAGCGGCGACGGCGATATCGCCTCTGCACTCGAACGGGTGACGGGTCTTTCGGTCGTGGGAGGGCGCTTCGTCTACGTGCGCGGCCTGGGGGAGCGCTATAGCTCGGCGCTGCTCAACGGCGCTCCGTTGCCCAGCCCCGAGCCGCTGCGCCGCGTCGTTCCGCTCGATCTGTTTCCGACGTCGGTCATCGCCTCGACGGTCGTTCAGAAAAGCTATTCGGCCAATTATCCGGGCGAGTTCGGCGGCGGGGTCATCAACCTGACCACCCGTTCGGCGCCGGAAGAAGGTTTCCTTTCCGTGGGCGGCGGCATCGGTTTCGACACCGAGACCAGCCTCAACCTCGGCTATACCTACTACGGCAGCGCGACCGACTTTCTCGGCTACGACGACGGCAACCGCACGCTTTCCAATACCTTCCGGGCCGCGCTCGATAGCGGCAACCGCCTCGTCGAATCGGAGGCCTTCAGCTTCACCGATCTCCAGAACCTGACCGCCAGTCTCGACAATGCCTCGACCTCGCTGATCCAGACGACCTACGACGTTCCCGTGAACTGGTCGGCCGACATCGGAGCGGGCGAGACGTTCGAACTGGGGGCGCTCGATCTGGGCGTGATCGCGGTCGGCGGCATCTCGAACAGCTGGCGCACCCGGCAGGGCTTTCGCGAATTCGGCAACTCGCTCGGCGACCCGACCCTGCCCGATGCCGAGCTGCTCGCCGAGCAGAGCTTCCTCTACACCTCGACGCAGAACCGCGTCATCGTGAACGGCCTCGGCAGCCTGGTCTTCAATCTCGGCGACCAGCAGCTCCGCCTCACCGGCCTCTACATCCGCGATGCGTTGAAGGAAGCGCAGATCAGCCTCGGCGAGGATCTGGAATCGGTATCGCCCGTCGATCCCGCCATCCCGACGCTGCAGACCGGCGGGACCAGCTACTTCGAGCGCGAACTCTACAATGCGCAAGCCGTCGCCGAACTCGAATTTGGCGACCTCAGCCTCGATCTGCGCGGCTCCTACGCCAAGACGCGGCGCGACAGCCCGTACGAGCGCAGCTACAGCTACGTCTACGACGCCAGCGTCAACGACTACGTCAACGACCTGCGCTCGCCTGGCAACGAAGCGGACGTGAGCTTCTCCGAACTGGACGACGAGCTCTGGTTCGGCGCTGCGGACGTCGCCTATTACCTGCCCACCGCCATGCCGGTCACCCTGTCGGCAGGATTTGCCTATTCCGACAACAGCCGTTCGGCGATCCGGCGCGACTTCGAGTTCTTCCCCAACCGGGCACTCAGCCCGGTCGTGGCGCAGACCCGCATCGACTATCTGCTCTCGGACTACAACGTCTTCACCTACGACATCGCGATCCGCGAAACGACCGGTGGTCTTGGTTCGGCGGCCTATGATGCGGGACTGGAAACGATCGCCGGCTACGGAATGGTCGAGGTCGAACCCGCGAGCGACGTTCTGATCAATGCGGGCGTGCGCTACGAACAGGGCACCCAGACGGTCACGCCGCTGATCCTCTTCGGGCAACCCGCCGCGCAGGCCACCACGCTGGAGCGCGACTATTGGCTTCCCGCTGGGACGGTTACCTGGAATTTCGCCGACGACATGCAGCTGCGCCTAGGCGCTTCGAAGACGATCGCTCGCCCGCAGTTCCGCGAACTCGCGCCGCAGCCCTATGTCGATTTCGAATCGCAGCGGACCTTCTTCGGCAACCAGTTCCTCACCGACAGCGAGATCTTCAACCTCGACGCGCGCTACGAATATTATTTCGGCCGCGACCAGATCTTCAGCCTCGCAGGCTTCTACAAGGACATCTCCGATCCGATCGAAGCGATCGCCACGAATATCGGGTCGACCTCGCTCACCAGCTTCGCGAACGCGCCCCGGGCCCAACTCTACGGCGCCGAAGTCGAATTCCGGAAATATCTCCCCTTCGACGACCTGGGGACGACAGAGGGCTTCTTCGGCCCCCGCCGGATCGCGCTAATCACCAACTATACCTACACCAATTCCGAGATCGTCGTCGGTCCCGACGATACGACCATCAGCTTCACTAGCCAGCCCGACAGCGTCCTCGCCAGCACGGTGTTCGCCGACGGCGTGCCGCTGACCGGACAGTCGGAGCACCTCGTTAACGTCCAGCTGGGGCTGGAACACGAGGATCGGCTGTCGCAGCAGACGCTCCTCCTGACCTACGCGTCCGATCGCGTGAC
- a CDS encoding efflux RND transporter periplasmic adaptor subunit has protein sequence MEISYVRLALSFLLMIMLAGCAQAEEEREERPVDVIAQRIEMLPDEQIVEAIGSARAVRSAAVFAETAGRVTAVRFSPGDFVQRGAPLVQLDARQERLALDLANVRVEEAAQLLARYRRIEDTGAISDSQIEAGETALAAARVERDQAREALADRTVRAPFSGHIGFTEIDTGDRVTPDVEIAQLDQRGTLYVDFPAPETVFQRLRPGQEVDVVPFSAPDTRISARIRAVDSAVSTDGRTYQVRTSIDNEGDDYRPGMSFRVRYRDFGVTRPAVPEAAVIWGGEGSYVWSVREGEAVRVPVTITSRSDGVVLLDAPLERGDLVIVEGVQKVRDGQAVNLVQPTRIEAPDVTVEPSANAS, from the coding sequence TTGGAGATCTCCTACGTGCGCCTCGCCTTGTCGTTTCTGTTGATGATCATGCTCGCGGGCTGCGCGCAGGCGGAAGAGGAGCGTGAGGAGCGTCCGGTCGACGTCATCGCGCAGCGGATCGAAATGCTTCCCGACGAACAAATCGTGGAGGCGATCGGATCGGCTCGCGCCGTGCGCTCGGCGGCGGTCTTTGCCGAAACGGCCGGCCGCGTCACCGCGGTTCGTTTCTCGCCCGGCGACTTCGTCCAGCGGGGCGCGCCGCTGGTCCAGCTCGACGCGCGCCAGGAGCGTCTGGCTCTCGATCTCGCCAACGTTCGGGTCGAGGAAGCGGCGCAGCTCCTCGCGCGCTATCGCAGGATCGAAGATACGGGGGCGATCTCCGACAGCCAGATCGAAGCCGGCGAAACCGCGCTCGCGGCGGCGCGCGTGGAGCGCGACCAGGCGCGCGAGGCCCTTGCGGACCGGACGGTACGCGCGCCCTTTTCCGGCCATATCGGCTTTACCGAGATCGATACGGGGGACCGTGTCACACCCGATGTCGAGATCGCGCAGCTCGATCAGCGCGGCACCCTCTATGTCGACTTTCCCGCGCCGGAAACGGTGTTTCAGCGCTTGCGCCCGGGACAGGAAGTCGACGTCGTTCCCTTCTCGGCTCCGGATACCCGCATCAGTGCGCGTATTCGCGCCGTCGACAGTGCGGTTTCGACGGACGGCCGCACCTATCAGGTACGCACCTCCATCGACAATGAGGGCGACGATTATCGACCGGGCATGAGCTTTCGCGTCCGCTATCGCGATTTCGGGGTTACGCGTCCGGCGGTACCCGAAGCGGCGGTCATCTGGGGCGGCGAAGGCTCCTACGTCTGGTCCGTGCGCGAGGGCGAGGCGGTGCGCGTTCCGGTGACGATCACCTCGCGGAGCGATGGCGTCGTTTTGCTCGACGCGCCGCTCGAGCGAGGTGACCTCGTGATCGTCGAGGGCGTTCAGAAGGTTCGCGACGGCCAGGCGGTCAATCTGGTCCAGCCGACGCGGATCGAGGCGCCCGACGTCACGGTCGAACCGTCGGCCAACGCGTCCTGA
- a CDS encoding acyl-CoA thioesterase: MTTDRTDPILRIVPRPSDINANGHIFGGWVLSQMDIAGGIVAARRAGGQVATVAIDSMEFIAPILLHDLISVYAEIERVGRSSMAIRIEVVATREGGKVEQKVTEAIFTFVAIDEDAKPRAIESA, translated from the coding sequence ATGACGACCGACCGTACCGATCCCATTCTGCGCATCGTGCCGCGCCCCAGCGACATCAACGCCAACGGCCATATCTTCGGTGGGTGGGTGCTGAGCCAGATGGACATCGCGGGCGGCATCGTCGCCGCGCGCCGCGCCGGCGGCCAGGTCGCGACGGTGGCGATCGATTCGATGGAGTTCATCGCCCCCATCCTTCTTCACGACCTCATCAGCGTCTACGCCGAGATCGAACGGGTGGGGCGCAGCTCGATGGCGATCCGCATCGAAGTCGTCGCTACGCGCGAAGGCGGGAAGGTCGAGCAGAAGGTCACCGAAGCGATCTTCACGTTCGTCGCGATCGATGAAGACGCCAAACCGCGCGCCATCGAATCGGCCTGA
- a CDS encoding acyl-CoA dehydrogenase family protein, whose translation MDLSIGQDREMLRDTLSRFFGKKFDWERRLEVIETDEGFDRDLWNEVAELGMIGALFGEDAGGFGGSAVDVGVVFAEVGRAIVTGPFLGTLLAGKLLEQAGEQELLADVIGGERIVAFAHEPMIEAGGGEPLDVTAQRDGDDWRLDGAKGVVDYLGSADRIVVTADTGKGRAAFLLSADAEGVSVSGYDLVDGGSGGELRLDGAKAQRLDGIDDAAIETALAYGLVALCWEGVAVMEKLRDQTLDYLRQRKQFGVPIGKFQALQHRMATLALEIEQARSAAINAAANFDKGADQRDRFVAAGKYTVSRVGTLAAEEAIQMHGGIGMTWELPLSHFAKRMTLIGHILGDEDEHLSRYIELTAA comes from the coding sequence ATGGACCTTTCGATCGGACAGGACCGTGAAATGCTGCGCGACACGCTGTCGCGTTTCTTCGGCAAGAAATTCGACTGGGAACGGCGGCTCGAGGTTATCGAGACCGACGAGGGTTTCGACCGCGATCTGTGGAACGAGGTCGCGGAACTGGGCATGATCGGCGCTCTCTTCGGCGAGGACGCGGGCGGCTTTGGCGGCAGCGCGGTCGATGTCGGCGTGGTCTTCGCCGAGGTCGGTCGTGCGATCGTCACCGGTCCCTTTCTCGGTACCCTGCTCGCTGGCAAGCTGCTCGAACAGGCGGGCGAACAGGAGCTGCTCGCCGACGTCATCGGGGGCGAACGGATCGTGGCCTTCGCGCACGAACCCATGATCGAGGCCGGGGGCGGCGAACCGCTCGACGTCACCGCGCAGCGCGATGGCGACGATTGGCGGCTGGACGGGGCGAAGGGCGTGGTCGATTACCTCGGTTCCGCGGACCGGATTGTCGTCACCGCCGATACCGGGAAAGGTCGCGCAGCGTTCCTTTTGTCGGCCGACGCCGAGGGCGTGTCGGTTTCCGGCTACGATCTGGTCGATGGCGGTTCGGGCGGCGAGCTGCGGCTTGACGGGGCCAAGGCGCAGCGGCTCGACGGCATCGACGATGCCGCGATCGAGACCGCGCTCGCCTACGGCCTCGTGGCCCTGTGCTGGGAAGGCGTGGCGGTTATGGAAAAGCTGCGCGACCAGACGCTCGACTATCTACGGCAGCGCAAGCAGTTCGGCGTTCCCATCGGCAAGTTCCAGGCACTGCAGCACCGCATGGCAACGCTCGCACTCGAGATCGAGCAGGCCCGCTCGGCTGCGATCAACGCGGCGGCGAACTTCGACAAAGGCGCCGATCAACGCGATCGGTTCGTGGCGGCGGGGAAATATACCGTGTCGCGTGTCGGCACGCTGGCGGCGGAGGAGGCGATCCAGATGCATGGCGGTATCGGCATGACGTGGGAATTGCCACTGTCCCATTTCGCCAAGCGAATGACGCTGATCGGACACATCCTCGGCGACGAGGACGAGCATCTGTCCCGCTACATCGAGCTCACGGCGGCCTGA
- a CDS encoding TolC family protein, with amino-acid sequence MTRYRILMCAGMTVALAGCTTATLPPSDPTTRVPIPADFIADARPDAGTGERWWRGFEDPELNALVDTALDRNREIAAARSRLGAAAALVRAERSDLLPSLDASVGADVAIDQGPGIGEDVGASLGGALPIDLNGRLSAEIAAALADLDAATYFVADQRRVIAAAVATQYLERRRTGARLALLETSTELQEQTLEIVTLRYDAGLSSNLDVRRAAADLARTRAQLGQLQLARARASNALSVLTGDPPAPIPPSREEATIPTYEGGPSVGLPLDLLRRRPDLLIAEAELANAAAVVGVERADLLPTLTLPGSILLGDGSIGGLVTNVVAQVGALLGVPLFDGGRRRAETAAAEFELEARFADYSQRLLSVYSEVETALVAIEAFDQRTRQLRLAVEESEAAFSQSNALYREGLASLFEVLDVQRQLISSREALIDSEADLAQSHVDLYRVVGAPTCPASPGEDPGVVC; translated from the coding sequence ATGACAAGGTACCGCATCCTGATGTGCGCGGGCATGACGGTCGCGCTGGCCGGTTGCACCACGGCCACCCTGCCGCCGTCCGATCCGACGACGCGCGTTCCCATCCCCGCTGATTTCATCGCCGATGCGCGCCCCGATGCCGGGACGGGAGAACGATGGTGGCGGGGCTTCGAGGATCCCGAATTGAACGCGCTCGTCGATACCGCGCTCGACCGCAATCGCGAGATCGCCGCCGCCCGCTCGCGGCTCGGCGCGGCCGCCGCGCTGGTACGGGCGGAGCGATCCGACCTGCTGCCGAGCCTGGACGCCAGCGTCGGGGCGGACGTGGCTATCGATCAGGGACCGGGCATCGGCGAGGACGTTGGCGCCTCGCTCGGCGGTGCCCTTCCGATCGACCTCAATGGCAGGCTGTCTGCCGAGATTGCCGCGGCGCTCGCGGATCTCGACGCGGCGACCTACTTCGTCGCGGACCAGCGGCGCGTGATCGCCGCGGCGGTGGCCACGCAATATCTGGAACGCCGCCGGACAGGCGCACGGCTCGCCTTGCTTGAAACCTCCACCGAGTTGCAGGAACAGACCCTGGAGATCGTGACGTTGCGATACGATGCGGGCCTGTCCTCCAACCTCGACGTTCGGCGCGCGGCGGCCGACCTGGCGCGAACCCGCGCGCAGCTCGGTCAGCTCCAGCTCGCGCGTGCCCGGGCTAGCAATGCGCTCTCGGTCCTCACCGGCGATCCGCCCGCCCCGATCCCGCCCTCCCGCGAGGAAGCCACTATTCCGACCTACGAGGGCGGCCCCTCGGTCGGTCTTCCCTTGGATTTGCTCCGCCGTCGCCCCGACCTCCTGATCGCGGAGGCAGAGCTGGCGAACGCGGCCGCCGTCGTCGGGGTGGAGCGTGCCGATCTCCTTCCCACGCTTACGCTGCCGGGCTCGATCCTGCTGGGAGACGGGAGCATCGGCGGTCTCGTCACGAACGTCGTGGCGCAGGTCGGGGCATTGCTGGGTGTCCCCCTGTTCGACGGCGGGCGTCGTCGCGCCGAGACCGCGGCCGCCGAATTCGAACTGGAAGCACGGTTCGCCGATTATTCGCAGCGGCTGCTGTCGGTCTATTCCGAGGTCGAAACCGCGCTCGTCGCCATCGAGGCGTTCGACCAGCGGACGCGGCAATTGCGGCTCGCGGTCGAGGAGAGCGAGGCGGCTTTCTCGCAATCCAACGCGCTCTACCGCGAAGGGCTGGCGAGCCTGTTCGAGGTCCTCGATGTTCAACGACAGCTGATTTCCAGCCGCGAGGCGCTGATCGACAGCGAAGCGGATCTCGCGCAATCCCATGTCGACCTTTATCGTGTCGTGGGGGCGCCGACCTGCCCGGCATCGCCGGGCGAGGATCCGGGCGTCGTCTGCTGA
- a CDS encoding efflux RND transporter permease subunit: MAEKTDLPLLAVKRPLLVIVLNLLIVLAGLAAVLGVEVRELPNVDRPIVSVNASLPGAAPETMDAEVTSVLESAAARVSGVRQIQSSSEENNTRIRVEFNPGTDLDIAASDVREAVSRVTRELPDRVEQVRVVKADEDAQSVVTLAVSSRAYDTMALTQIVENDIIPELLIAEGVASVNSFGTRQQQMRVAVDPVRLGRFGLTIGDVASALEQAPFDVPVGSFRSDAQELVVRAEANAATPELIADVVVSGTTRIRDVAETTFAPADASSYVRLNGEEVIGLGVVRQANSNTIEISENIRAAADRINARFDDIDIRVISDDATFIKVSVREVLTTLAITVAVVVATIFLFFGALKPTFIPSTTIPVALIGVVAGIWLLGFSVNLLTLLALVLATGLIVDDAIVVLENAQRLQKEEGLGPKAAAVIGTRQVFFAVVATSAVLVAVFVPISFLPSETGRLFREFGFVLAFAVVLSTFVALSLVPALAAKVDLTGENKTPGFLSKWGARSTKRYEGLVGKVASAPKRVLFGSVLIAGLAAFLYTQLDEELVPDEDRATVVVSATGPDGVGLSFMDREMDEIEQVLDPYLESGEIESTLSIVGRYDPNRIQVTGTLADWGERDRSQTEIVESLEEPLRAIPGSRANARGRGTLGGGGGGGGGIEVALTGSEYDGIYASAQALAEAIDTQSDILSDPEISYQPTQPQLSIQIDRQRAADVGVDLEELALTLRSMVDGNEVVDLNVGDQSIPVFLTSAGRAISRPSDLQNLYVRSTNGALIPISTITRLEEEGIAAELDRTEQRRAIEVEATIAPGTPLRTAVDEIERLAADAVADDVDLLLQGEAETLEETSNALLLTYLFALVIVFLVLVAQFESLTSPLVIIATVPFALAAAVCALFLSGVSLNIYSQIGLVMLIGLMAKNGILLVEFADQRRADGASVTEAIVEAARIRLRPIAMTLISTILGAVPLILASGAGAEARQSIGWVIFGGLGFAAAFTLFLTPALYAIIAPLGQSRQVDLARMRRELDENDDKVAAASA, from the coding sequence ATGGCCGAAAAGACCGATCTTCCTCTTCTTGCGGTCAAGCGACCGCTGCTCGTCATCGTTCTCAACCTGCTGATTGTGCTGGCGGGTCTGGCCGCCGTGCTGGGGGTCGAGGTCCGCGAACTCCCCAACGTCGATCGACCGATCGTCTCGGTCAATGCCAGCCTCCCGGGGGCGGCACCCGAAACGATGGACGCCGAGGTGACCAGCGTGCTGGAAAGTGCCGCCGCGCGGGTCAGCGGGGTCCGGCAAATCCAGTCTTCCAGCGAAGAGAACAACACGCGTATCCGCGTCGAATTCAATCCCGGCACCGATCTGGACATCGCCGCCTCGGACGTGCGTGAGGCGGTTAGCCGCGTGACACGCGAACTGCCGGATCGGGTCGAACAGGTTCGGGTCGTCAAGGCCGACGAGGACGCGCAGTCGGTCGTCACCTTGGCGGTCTCGAGCCGCGCCTATGATACGATGGCGCTCACGCAGATCGTCGAGAACGACATCATTCCCGAACTCCTCATCGCCGAGGGCGTGGCGTCCGTCAACAGCTTCGGCACGCGCCAGCAGCAGATGCGCGTCGCGGTGGACCCCGTCCGCCTCGGCCGGTTCGGACTGACCATCGGCGACGTGGCAAGCGCGCTCGAACAGGCGCCGTTCGACGTGCCCGTCGGTAGCTTCCGTTCGGATGCGCAGGAGCTCGTCGTGCGTGCCGAAGCCAACGCGGCCACCCCCGAACTGATCGCCGATGTCGTGGTGTCGGGAACGACGCGGATCCGCGATGTCGCCGAAACCACGTTCGCGCCCGCCGATGCCAGCAGCTACGTCCGGCTGAACGGAGAGGAGGTCATCGGTCTCGGCGTCGTGCGACAGGCCAACTCCAACACCATCGAGATCAGCGAGAACATCCGTGCCGCGGCGGACCGTATCAATGCCCGCTTCGACGACATCGATATTCGCGTGATTTCCGACGATGCGACCTTCATCAAGGTTTCGGTACGCGAAGTCCTCACGACGCTCGCCATCACGGTGGCGGTGGTCGTCGCGACCATCTTCCTCTTCTTCGGCGCGCTCAAGCCGACGTTCATTCCATCGACTACGATTCCGGTCGCTCTCATCGGGGTGGTCGCGGGCATCTGGCTCCTGGGCTTTTCCGTGAATCTCCTCACGCTTCTCGCGCTCGTGCTCGCCACCGGATTGATCGTCGACGACGCGATCGTCGTGCTGGAAAATGCGCAGCGGCTGCAGAAGGAGGAGGGGCTGGGCCCCAAGGCGGCCGCGGTGATCGGAACACGGCAGGTCTTCTTCGCGGTCGTCGCCACCAGTGCGGTCCTGGTCGCGGTCTTCGTGCCGATCAGTTTTCTGCCGAGCGAGACCGGCCGGCTGTTCCGCGAGTTCGGGTTCGTGCTCGCCTTCGCCGTTGTGCTGTCGACCTTCGTCGCTTTGTCGCTGGTGCCCGCTTTGGCTGCCAAGGTCGACCTGACGGGCGAGAACAAGACGCCGGGGTTTCTGTCGAAATGGGGTGCGCGCTCGACAAAACGGTACGAAGGGCTGGTGGGCAAGGTCGCGTCGGCGCCCAAGCGCGTCCTGTTCGGAAGTGTGCTGATCGCGGGTCTGGCGGCCTTTCTCTATACCCAACTCGACGAGGAACTGGTTCCGGACGAGGACCGGGCGACCGTCGTCGTCAGCGCGACCGGCCCCGACGGGGTCGGGCTCTCCTTCATGGACCGTGAGATGGACGAGATCGAACAGGTGCTCGACCCCTACCTCGAAAGTGGGGAGATCGAATCCACCCTGTCGATCGTCGGCCGATACGATCCCAACCGGATCCAGGTGACCGGAACACTCGCCGACTGGGGCGAGCGCGACCGCAGCCAGACCGAAATCGTGGAATCTCTGGAAGAACCGCTGCGCGCCATTCCGGGTTCGCGGGCCAATGCGCGCGGCCGCGGCACTTTGGGAGGCGGCGGTGGCGGCGGGGGCGGCATCGAAGTCGCGCTGACGGGGTCGGAATATGACGGCATCTACGCCTCGGCGCAGGCACTGGCCGAAGCCATCGACACCCAGTCGGACATTCTGTCCGATCCCGAAATCTCCTATCAGCCGACCCAGCCCCAGCTCTCGATCCAGATCGATCGGCAACGGGCTGCCGACGTCGGGGTGGACCTCGAGGAGCTGGCGCTGACCCTGCGCTCGATGGTGGACGGCAACGAGGTCGTCGATCTCAATGTCGGCGATCAGTCGATCCCCGTTTTCCTTACCTCGGCTGGCCGCGCCATTTCGCGCCCGTCCGATCTTCAGAACCTCTACGTCCGCAGCACGAACGGGGCGCTGATCCCGATCTCCACCATCACCCGACTGGAGGAAGAGGGAATCGCTGCCGAACTGGATCGCACCGAACAGCGCCGCGCGATCGAGGTCGAGGCGACGATCGCTCCCGGCACCCCGTTGCGGACCGCGGTGGACGAGATCGAACGGCTCGCCGCCGACGCGGTCGCCGACGACGTCGATCTCCTGCTGCAAGGCGAAGCGGAAACGCTGGAGGAAACATCCAATGCCCTCCTCCTTACCTATCTCTTCGCGCTGGTGATCGTCTTTCTCGTTCTGGTGGCGCAATTCGAGAGCCTGACCAGCCCCCTGGTCATCATCGCGACCGTACCCTTCGCGCTGGCGGCAGCGGTATGCGCGCTGTTCCTGTCGGGCGTGTCGCTCAACATCTACTCGCAGATCGGGCTGGTCATGCTGATCGGACTGATGGCGAAAAACGGCATTCTGCTCGTCGAATTCGCCGATCAGCGCCGCGCCGACGGGGCCAGCGTGACGGAGGCGATCGTCGAAGCGGCCCGTATCCGTCTGCGTCCCATCGCGATGACCCTTATCTCGACCATTCTCGGTGCAGTGCCGCTGATCCTGGCCTCCGGGGCGGGTGCCGAGGCGCGACAGTCGATCGGCTGGGTCATCTTCGGCGGTCTCGGCTTCGCTGCCGCCTTCACCCTGTTTCTCACCCCCGCGCTCTACGCGATCATCGCGCCGCTCGGCCAGTCGCGGCAGGTCGATCTCGCGCGAATGCGACGCGAGCTGGACGAGAATGACGACAAGGTCGCGGCGGCGTCGGCATGA